The proteins below come from a single Eucalyptus grandis isolate ANBG69807.140 chromosome 3, ASM1654582v1, whole genome shotgun sequence genomic window:
- the LOC108960651 gene encoding uncharacterized protein LOC108960651 yields MAMGEDDGRSILTDTSASHATRTALTSSCCGWTTSASRYTLASFRELPEYVKDNPSSATIHASRPLAKAARSLFRWHNEKLSVWSNSNSARTNISYSKELLLGTNSLVNSNQIMEEENEDQFPPTSRDAVAVLCFLGQIHVLPPLEQHLPPFLKPITLLEQPIAADGLCWHHGHDNHLTATDLHQQK; encoded by the exons ATGGCAATGGGGGAAGACGATGGGCGATCGATTCTCACCGACACTTCTGCTTCTCATGCCACTCGCACTGCTTTAACATCCAGCTGCTGCGGATGGACGACGTCGGCATCGCGGTACACGCTGGCGTCGTTCCGGGAGCTGCCGGAGTACGTGAAGGACAATCCATCCTCAGCCACCATCCACGCCAGCAGGCCGCTCGCCAAGGCCGCCCGCAGCTTGTTCCGTTGGCACAACGAGAAGCTCAGCGTCTG GTCAAACTCTAATAGTGCAAGAACTAATATCTCTTACTCAAAGGAATTGCTTTTG GGTACAAATTCTTTGGTGAACTCAAATCAGataatggaagaagaaaatgaagatcaGTTCCCTCCAACCAGCCGCGACGCGGTGGCCgttctttgttttcttgggCAAATCCATGTTCTGCCTCCTCTCGAGCAGCATTTGCCACCTTTTCTCAAGCCAATCACACTGCTTGAACAACCAATTGCTGCAGATGGACTATGTTGGCATCACGGTCATGATAATCACCTAACGGCAACTGATCTACATCAGCAAAAATAA